Part of the Candidatus Brocadia sinica JPN1 genome, TCAATTTTTTCCTGTACCTCCCCCTGCCGTTCTATCAGTTTGTTCATGTCGTCATCCGACATCGGTTCGGCAAATCGTTCATTGATCCGGTTGTACTCATTGTGGAGGTCTACTAGTTCCTGAACCCCTTGTTCCACAATTTCACGTACCGTTTTTGTCTCATCCAGGTGTGGTTCCTGCTCTAAAAATCCAACCGTGTAGCCGGGTGAAAGGGTTGCCTGTCCGTTAAAGTCCGTATCCACTCCGGCAAGAATACGCAGGAGAGAACTCTTTCCTGAACCATTCAAGCCCAGTACGCCAATCTTGGCGCCGTAAAAATACGAAAGGGAAATATCCTTCAACACGGGCTTCTTGTCATAATATTTGCTTACCTTGAGCATGGAATAGATGATCTTATTCGGTTGATTACTCATTTTGATTGTCTCCGAAAAAATGGCTTTGAAATTACCATAGAGGTATCAATTTGGCTTTTTGAAAAACCCCAAAATATTGAGGTTTTTATTAAAAATTTTTGCGCTTTTACCTGTTCTATTGAGCGTGAGAAAATGTAATCCGGCTAATTCATGTCAAGACGTATCGACGACTCTTTTAAAGAGGGTAAAATAAGTAAGACTATCTTTACTTTTTAAGTGTATCTTTTGAATTACTATAAAGATATTTTATTGGTATGGCAAGTCTCAATCAAGAATGTATTTCTGAACTTATAACCATCCCTTTTTCCTCCCCATCGCAAGGCAATGTCATTGAATTAAGGCAGAGAAGTCTTTTCTCTTTAAATTGGGCCTTCGGCAACTTTTTCATGTAGAGCGAAGAGACTCTTCGCTCTACAATCGAAACTTTGAAATTTATGCATCCAGAGGGCTCCGCACGCCTAATATATTTTTTGAGGCAACGTGGGTATAAATCATGGTGGTTTGAAGATTCCTGTGACCAAGCAACTCCTGAATTGTCCTGATGTCATATCCCTTCTCCAGTAGATGCGTGGCGAAACTATGCCGTAACGTATGTACGGATGCCTGTTTCGTAATTCCTGCCTTTGTGACGGCAACCTTGAATGATTTTTGGAGTGATGCAGGGTGCATATGATGACGCCGCACCGTGTGCGTGCGCGGATCAACGGAAAGAGATTTGGAGGGAAAAAGCCAGAACCAACCCCACTCCTTGCCTGCATCGGGATATTCCTTTTCCAGCGCACCAGGAAGATAAACTCCATGAATGCCCTTTTCCCTGTCCTGATCGTATAAGCCCCTTACTTCCGAAATGTGCGCAATGAGATCATCTTTAAGGGACTCAGGGAGAATCGTTCTCCGGTCTTTATTCCCCCTGCCCGATCTCACAATGACAATGTTCTGTTCGAGGTCAATGTCTTTTATTCGCAGACTCAGGCATTCCTGCAACCTGAGTCCGCATCCGTACGTGAGCATTGCCATAATACGTTGGGCTCCTGACAGATGATCAAATATTGCATGCACTTCCTTTAGCGTGAGCACCACCGGGATGCGTCGTTTGTATATCGCTCGCACCGCATCCAGTTCCTTTTCACCTATCTCCTTTTCAAGCACATGCCGGTAAACAAAAAGAAGCGCATTTAAAGCCTGATTCTGAGTGGAAGCAGACACCTTTTGTTCTACTGCAAGGGAACTCAGGAAATCCTGTATATCCCCGTTTGTCAGTTCTGATGGTTTTTTATCATGGACATATCCCCGAAATGAGCGCAGCCAGGAGATATAGGTCTTTTCCGTGCTATGTGACCGATGTCTGAGCCTGAGGGCTTCTCGTGTCTGTGTTTCAAGCAGGTTCCATTCGTTTTCACCCTCTGAAGACTTCATCGATGCATTTTTTTGTAATGAAGTGAGGTAATAGCTATAAAGCCGCAATGCATTTTCGGCCTGCTTGACCTGCCCGTCTTCATGGGTTTTGGCCAAATATTTCTGGAATCGATTCGTTTGCTCCGGATTTAATACCACAGAGTCGGGCGTGTCGAGAAACGAGTAGCAGTCAGAGACCCACTTCAGGTAAAAAGGGACATCTTTTTCTTTCACCAGCGCTTTTTGAGTAAGGTAGTCTTTGAAAGATGAAAGCATAATAAAACCAAACAATTATCAAGATTCCACATACTAATAAATTAGGAGTAATATTATAGAACTATATTCAATATTTCAACATAATTCTATCGATTTTTGTTTGACAACGGATATGGCATGATATACTATGCTGACATTCACAGAATAAAAATAAAATAAATGTTGGCCATAGAAAAATAAACTATACTACTGATAAAATAATTGCATGAATCAACACGAAATCCTCCGACATCTACCCGATCTCAGCTCGAAAGCGGTTGCTCATTACTGGCAGACACGGGCTACACAGCGAAAGAAGCAGGAGCAGGCTGGAAAGGCCGACCAAGGATTGAGAAGTGCGGTGACGGGTGGCGCACAGATGAATGGGTTTATTGACCTGTTCACTAAGCTTGTTACCCAAAGCGGCATACCTGAGAGATATGTATTCCGAAAGAAAGCCATTGAACTTCCAGGTTTCTTCCGCCCCACTAAAGAATGGGACCTCCTTGTTGTTAGGGAGCGGACATTAATTGCCGCTGTCGAAGCCAAATCTCAAGTTGGTCCTTCCTTTGGCAACAATTTCAATAACAGGACGGAAGAAGCAATGGGAAGTGCCCTTGATCTGTGGACAGCCTATCGCGAACATGCCTATCTTGATAGCCCTCAACCCTTTCTTGGATATTTCTTTATGCTGGAAGATTGTACAGCATCAAACCGGCCGGTCAGCATTCAAGAACCCCATTTCAAGGTATTTCCTGAGTTTCGTGGCGCGTCATATATGCGCCGTTACGAATTGTTCTGCCGGAAACTTGTTTTAGAGCGTCATTATACCGCTTCCGCTTTTATAACTTCATCCAGCCACGAAGGCCTTAAGGGTATATTCAAAACACCTGCGGATGACCTGTCGATTGAACGTTTTGCAAAGATACTCATTGCTCATGTGACGACCTTTGTGTGAATCCATGCAGCCTACGTCCCACAGATTGATCAATGCTGATGCAAGAAACCTATCGTTCCTAAAAGATGAATCAGTTCATCTTGTTGTAACATCGCCTCCTTACTGGAATCTTAAGCGTTATAACGAGAACCCACATCAGCTTGGCCATGTTCAAGAGTACGAAGCCTTTCTTGCTGAATTGGAAAAGGTCTGGCGGCAAGTGTTTCGTGTTCTTGTCCCTGGAGGACGTCTGGTTTGCGTTGTTGGGGATGTCTGTGTTGCCCGACGAAACTTCGGACGGCATCTTGTATTTCCGCTTCACGCCGACATCTGCGTTATATGCAGACGCATTGGTTTTGACAATCTCAACCCGATTATCTGGCACAAAATAGCCAACGCGTCATATGAAGTTTCAAATGGATCAAAGTTCCTCGGGAAACCCTATGAGCCTAATGCTATTATCAAGAATGATATGGAGTTCATTCTTATGCAGAGAAAACCTGGTGGTTATAGAAAGCCAACAAACGCGCAGCGTGAAGCAAGCAGATTAACGAAAGATGAGTTTGATTGCTGGTTTCAGCAGATATGGAACATCACGGGAGCATCAACCAAGCACCACCCTGCACCGTTTCCCGTGGAGCTTGCCAAACGTCTGGTACGGATGTTCTCCTTTGTTGGAGATACTGTGCTTGATCCTTTTTGCGGATCGGGGACAACAATGGTTGCAGCACTGCGTTCGGGCCGCAACAGTATTGGTATTGAAATCGACCCTGAATATTGCCGAATGGCAGCCCGCTACCTGAAAGCTGAAACATCAGGCCTTTTCTCAGAAGCAAAGCTTCTTTTTGAAAGAGGCATTGCAGAGCAGGCATATGTTGTTAGTGAAGATCAGGCTTTCTATGAAGTCAGACCGGCAAAAAAGAAATTGGAATAGGCCAACAAATCGCTCCACATGGACGTGGCGATACTGCCGCCACGCCAGTGAGCTTCATCGTTATGCCTCCCTGTTCCGTAGAGATGCTATGGGAATATAATGAACAAGTAGCTTATAGAATCTGCGTTAATCTGTAAAAGAGGGCAAGTAAAGTGAACCAAGACCGGATCGAGCGTTGGAAGAAGTTCCTTTCTGATAAAAGGCTTGGAGAGTCTCCAACAACAACAAAACCACCTGAAGGTCGGTCAAAATTCGACCAAGACTATGACCGTATAGTATTCTCTAGTGCTTTTCGTCGTTTACAGGATAAAACCCAGGTTTTCCCTCTGTCCCAATCCGATTACACTAGAACTCGGCTCACTCATAGCGTTGAGGTTTCCTGTGTAGGCCGTTCACTTGGTCAGATGGCTGGTAAGGATCCTCCAAAAAGAAGGCGTGCTTAAACAGGATGACTTAACTTATGGGGATATTGGAACGATCGTCGCTGCCGCTTGCTTGGCTCATGATATAGGTAATCCGCCATTTGGGCATTCCGGTGAAAAGGCAATCCAGCAATGGGCAAGAACAAAATTCAGGGGTACAACATCTGGTGAATTGAATCTGAATGATTTGATTCCAGATAGATCACAGCAGGGAGATTTTTTATCTTTTGAAGGAAACGCCCAGAGTTTTAGGATTCATTCCAAGCTCCAAGCTAGAGAAAGGCGAGGGGGATTACGACTAACTCTAGCGACAATCGGCGCAATGACAAAATACCCCCGCCCCTCTCTAATAGAAGAAGCCCTTAAAGATAAAGATGTATCCCTCAAAAAATGTGGCTACTTTCAAGATGATGCGCCTCTGGCTGTTGAAGCATTCCGCGGTTTAGGATTAATTGAGAAATCTTCAGGTGTTTTTCAAAGGCACCCTTTGGCTTTTTTAGTGGAAGCAGCAGATGATATTTGTTATGCCATCATTGATATTGAAGATGCTCACCAATTGAGAATTATTCCCTATTCAGATGTCGAAGATGTACTTCTTCCTATAGCCAAAAGAGTTAATGAATCTCCAATTAATTCTTATAACCTTGAAGCTACTAAGATTTCTAGATTGAGGGCTATGGCAATTCATGCACTCACTATGGAATGCATTCAAGTATTCAAGGAGAATTTAAAGCAGATCGAGAATGATAACTTCAAAGTCAGCCTGATCTCCCAAACGTCGCTGTGCAATGAATACGAAAAGCTAAAAACCTTGGCCAATAAAGTTTATATCAACGAGCGGGTACTACAAATTGAATATGCTGGTTTTCAAGCAATTGGTGGACTCATTGAAATGTATTATTCAGCAATCTTAACAGATCAACCAGATCCTAAGGAAAAGAACCTAAGGCAGCTATTCCCAAGACAACACCTACAATTATCTGAACAACAATTTAATACGCACGACGAATATCTAAAAATACTTTCACCTTATCAACGTTTACTTGTGGTCACAGATTATATTTCCGGTATGACAGATACTTACGCCGTTGATTTATACCAGAAACTTTCTGGCATCAAACTACCTTCGTAAGTACGAGGAATAACAAGCCAAGTAGGGTAGGCACCGCCTACCAAAAATTGAGCAATTGGGGTAGGTTTCTGCATAAAGGACATGTCCTCGTGAAACTTGTCCTCATGAAAATGGGGAACGTGAATTGGATCGAAATAGATTGATTATGGCGGGTAATGCCCGCCCTACATAAAAATTACATGGTTGGAAATGGGCACGTATGCCAGATTATCGAAGGATACGGATACCGGGTATAACCTATTTCTTTACGGTTGTTACTTACAAACGACGAAAAATCCTGATAATTCCGCAGAGCAGGCAAATTTTACGTGCCGTGATTAATAAGGTGCGGCAATTACATCCATTTACGATTTGTGGATGGGTGCTGCTGCCTGATCATATCCATTGTATATGGACCCTTCCGGAAAACGACGGCGATTATTCCAAACGCTGGGGCATGATTAAGGCAGGATTTTCAAAAAGGGCTAAAAGCCTGTTTCATCGTAACGAATTGATGACCGATTCAAAACGGAAATACCGCGAAGCAACGATCTGGCAACGGCGTTTTTGGGAACACATGATTCGTGATGAGGATGATTTCAGGAGACACATGGATTATCTCCATTTTAACCCGGTAAAGCATAGATTGGTAAAACGTGTCAAGGACTGGCCGTATTCGACGTTTCACCGGTTTGTGAAAAATGGGAGTTATCCGCCCGATTGGGGTGGAGATGAAATGGATGAGATAACCGATGCGGATTTTGGCGAATGATATTTTTGGCAGGCAATGCCTGCCCTACCTGACTCTTTTATTTTTGTGTTCTTTTTTTAGCCATTTTCAATATTTTTCCATAACAGAAAAATACCAGGGTCAAGATTATTCCCCAGAAAAAGATCAAAAAGAACCACCCCGAAAGGCTCATAAACGCGCCTCTCTTTTCTTCCACGCCTTGTGGATGAGAATCCCGGCTATGGTAAAAGTTACCATCAAATAAATACGGGCAATCCATTTCGTAGAAGATGTTTTAAAAATTTCCTGCCAGCCATGCTGGATCACCCATCCTGTGAAAATGATAATAAGGATCGTTGGCGTTACATACCTGCAAATAAAGAAAAATATCCCGGGAATGGGGATCTCGGCACCTCTCTTTATTTCCTTCCAGGCCTTGTTTGAGCCAAACACCCAGAAAAAGAGGATGATTTCAGTGGCCGCAAGGAAGGTAACGAAAAATGTTCCTGCCCAGAAGTCCAGTTCATCGAGTGTTCCTCTCATAAAGATAGGTATATGACCTGAGATAAAGAGAAAGCCACCCACACACCAGACGGCTTTTTTCTTTTCCATGCAAAACTCTTCCTCCAGGAAGGCAATGGCAGGTTGGGTTAAGGCAACAATAGAAGTAATTCCGGCAAAGAAGAGAAGTGCAAACCAGAGA contains:
- a CDS encoding integron integrase, producing the protein MFGFIMLSSFKDYLTQKALVKEKDVPFYLKWVSDCYSFLDTPDSVVLNPEQTNRFQKYLAKTHEDGQVKQAENALRLYSYYLTSLQKNASMKSSEGENEWNLLETQTREALRLRHRSHSTEKTYISWLRSFRGYVHDKKPSELTNGDIQDFLSSLAVEQKVSASTQNQALNALLFVYRHVLEKEIGEKELDAVRAIYKRRIPVVLTLKEVHAIFDHLSGAQRIMAMLTYGCGLRLQECLSLRIKDIDLEQNIVIVRSGRGNKDRRTILPESLKDDLIAHISEVRGLYDQDREKGIHGVYLPGALEKEYPDAGKEWGWFWLFPSKSLSVDPRTHTVRRHHMHPASLQKSFKVAVTKAGITKQASVHTLRHSFATHLLEKGYDIRTIQELLGHRNLQTTMIYTHVASKNILGVRSPLDA
- a CDS encoding PaeR7I family type II restriction endonuclease, giving the protein MNQHEILRHLPDLSSKAVAHYWQTRATQRKKQEQAGKADQGLRSAVTGGAQMNGFIDLFTKLVTQSGIPERYVFRKKAIELPGFFRPTKEWDLLVVRERTLIAAVEAKSQVGPSFGNNFNNRTEEAMGSALDLWTAYREHAYLDSPQPFLGYFFMLEDCTASNRPVSIQEPHFKVFPEFRGASYMRRYELFCRKLVLERHYTASAFITSSSHEGLKGIFKTPADDLSIERFAKILIAHVTTFV
- a CDS encoding DNA-methyltransferase → MQPTSHRLINADARNLSFLKDESVHLVVTSPPYWNLKRYNENPHQLGHVQEYEAFLAELEKVWRQVFRVLVPGGRLVCVVGDVCVARRNFGRHLVFPLHADICVICRRIGFDNLNPIIWHKIANASYEVSNGSKFLGKPYEPNAIIKNDMEFILMQRKPGGYRKPTNAQREASRLTKDEFDCWFQQIWNITGASTKHHPAPFPVELAKRLVRMFSFVGDTVLDPFCGSGTTMVAALRSGRNSIGIEIDPEYCRMAARYLKAETSGLFSEAKLLFERGIAEQAYVVSEDQAFYEVRPAKKKLE
- the dgt gene encoding dGTP triphosphohydrolase; the protein is MVRWLVRILQKEGVLKQDDLTYGDIGTIVAAACLAHDIGNPPFGHSGEKAIQQWARTKFRGTTSGELNLNDLIPDRSQQGDFLSFEGNAQSFRIHSKLQARERRGGLRLTLATIGAMTKYPRPSLIEEALKDKDVSLKKCGYFQDDAPLAVEAFRGLGLIEKSSGVFQRHPLAFLVEAADDICYAIIDIEDAHQLRIIPYSDVEDVLLPIAKRVNESPINSYNLEATKISRLRAMAIHALTMECIQVFKENLKQIENDNFKVSLISQTSLCNEYEKLKTLANKVYINERVLQIEYAGFQAIGGLIEMYYSAILTDQPDPKEKNLRQLFPRQHLQLSEQQFNTHDEYLKILSPYQRLLVVTDYISGMTDTYAVDLYQKLSGIKLPS
- a CDS encoding REP-associated tyrosine transposase, with product MPDYRRIRIPGITYFFTVVTYKRRKILIIPQSRQILRAVINKVRQLHPFTICGWVLLPDHIHCIWTLPENDGDYSKRWGMIKAGFSKRAKSLFHRNELMTDSKRKYREATIWQRRFWEHMIRDEDDFRRHMDYLHFNPVKHRLVKRVKDWPYSTFHRFVKNGSYPPDWGGDEMDEITDADFGE